In a genomic window of Trachemys scripta elegans isolate TJP31775 chromosome 12, CAS_Tse_1.0, whole genome shotgun sequence:
- the LOC117885948 gene encoding CD83 antigen-like, which translates to MAILHLALCCLWLLLQRTAVAAGSIRVQCGETAILPCPTAAGGLHNYWAIGWYKVANESHETGLIRRHENSTHVYLGTQRKFLMDVQQSLVIPEVQLEDSAVYRCSLWARVGHFNQQADIILQVSGELAAQY; encoded by the exons CTCTTTGTTGCCTATGGCTTCTCCTGCAAAGAACAGCTGTGGCAGCTGGGTCCATAAGAGTCCAGTGTGGGGAAACAGCAATCCTACCCTGTCCCACTGCTGCTGGAGGGCTGCACAACTACTGGGCCATTGGCTGGTACAAG GTAGCCAATGAGAGTCATGAAACGGGGCTGATTCGGAGACATGAGAACAGCACGCATGTGTATTTGGGGACCCAGAGGAAGTTCCTGATGGATGTGCAGCAATCCCTGGTCATTCCTGAGGTCCAGCTGGAGGATTCTGCTGTGTACCGCTGTTCCCTGTGGGCCAGAGTTGGGCATTTCAATCAGCAGGCAGACATTATCCTGCAGGTATCAGGTGAGTTGGCAGCACAATATTAA
- the LOC117886160 gene encoding putative surface protein SACOL0050 — protein MKSRGLFLLLGLFTLWTALQGAPTERIPATGSSLHGDVPSEILVSIGKPGSDEKPVSGGEDDDDGRDEDSNLRNYSSAGAHTFNVGDGSDVRNADFPTADDFAGGDGSDVRNADLVGANDFARGDGSDGSNSDFAGADDFAGGDEDADLSEDDFAGDDEDADLSEDDFAGGDEGADLSEDDFAGDDEGADLSEDDFAGDDEDADLSEDDFAGGDDGADLSEDDFAGGDEDADLSEDDFAGGDEDADLSEDDFAREDDDSFLRDGGSEGAEDCDK, from the exons ATGAAGTCAAGGGGCCTCTTTCTCCTCCTGGGGCTCTTTACCCTCTGGACAGCGCTACAGGGGGCACCAACAGAAA GGATCCCTGCCACAGGTTCTTCTCTCCATGGCGATGTGCCCAGTGAAATACTTGTGTCCATTGGAAAACCTGGATCTGATGAAAAACCTGTGTCTGGtggagaagatgatgatgatgggagGGATGAAGACTCCAACCTGAGGAATTACAGCTCGGCTGGGGCTCATACCTTTAATGTGGGAGATGGGTCTGATGTGAGGAATGCTGACTTTCCTACGGCTGATGACTTTGCTGGGGGAGATGGGTCTGATGTGAGGAATGCTGACTTGGTTGGGGCTAATGACTTTGCCAGGGGAGATGGGTCTGACGGGAGCAATAGTGACTTTGCCGGGGCTGATGACTTTGCCGGGGGAGATGAGGACGCTGACCTGAGCGAGGATGACTTTGCCGGGGACGATGAGGACGCTGACCTGAGCGAGGATGACTTTGCCGGGGGAGATGAGGGCGCTGACCTGAGCGAGGATGACTTTGCCGGGGACGATGAGGGCGCTGACCTGAGCGAGGATGACTTTGCCGGGGACGATGAGGACGCTGACCTGAGCGAGGATGACTTTGCCGGGGGAGATGATGGCGCTGACCTGAGCGAGGATGACTTTGCCGGGGGAGATGAGGACGCTGACCTGAGCGAGGATGACTTTGCCGGGGGAGATGAGGACGCTGACCTGAGTGAGGATGACTTTGCCAGAGAAGATGATGATTCTTTCCTGAGGGATGGAGGCTCTGAAGGGGCTGAAGACTGTGATAAGTGA
- the SPINT4 gene encoding kunitz-type protease inhibitor 4 produces the protein MESGSIFLLLGLLALWAQLQAVAGQGDKRDICRLPPEKGPCKGHIPRFFYNPASRTCESFIYGGCKGNKNNFKTKAECVRACGPPERPGVCPKTTGPGICLHGCNSDSDCKEGQKCCFNGCGYTCVTVAPSGPP, from the exons ATGGAATCAGGCAGCATCTTCCTGCTTCTGGGGCTCCTGGCCCTCTGGGCCCAGCTGCAGGCTGTAGCTGGTCAGGGAGATAAAC gtgACATTTGCCGACTCCCGCCTGAGAAGGGCCCTTGCAAGGGACATATCCCGCGCTTCTTCTACAACCCGGCCTCCAGGACATGCGAAAGCTTCATTTATGGCGGCTGCAAGGGCAACAAGAACAACTTTAAGACGAAGGCAGAGTGTGTGCGTGCCTGCGGGCCTCCTG AGAGACCCGGGGTTTGCCCCAAGACCACAGGCCCCGGCATTTGCCTGCATGGCTGCAACAGCGACTCTGACTGTAAAGAAGGACAGAAGTGCTGCTTTAATGGCTGTGGCTACACCTGCGTGACGGTGGCTCCATCAG GGCCTCCCTAA